In the genome of Candoia aspera isolate rCanAsp1 chromosome 1, rCanAsp1.hap2, whole genome shotgun sequence, one region contains:
- the ARHGAP11A gene encoding rho GTPase-activating protein 11A isoform X3 translates to MEGPGRRLAQLAVQQQLRAAYGIKLKNRIGKGKAPRSTAAGGGKVFGIALHELPRVASEYGNIPCFLVEACQYLEEHIQTEGLFRKSGSVVRLKTLKNKLDKGENCLSSALPCDVAGLLKQFFRELPEPILPYDLQEAFIKAQKLDREERNSATLLISCLMNDRIIEILRYFFRFLKKVSLRSAENKMDSCNLAVIFAPNLLQSSEIEKMSVHTEKKLRLQAGILQTLIDHAEDIGHIPKLILEKIPSMLGIDDSVSTPVLHDDQESEIETPSGHSRRRRQSIGGIVSGALNKLKSNRTPSTTPQRDQCVFPSMTPVMVTPNFKRKYPADSCQGFSSKKRRSVGHSIGLEMLPSLFSISSTPGSALFVDSPSVPLETSQTSLSTSAACEKYLSNVRSRRSKRIANKKVQRVESGKTGCFSPKISRKEVVRRSLRLKFILGRSNRENTAVEHGDNNRTENIGRRLAGQQDKENGVEAVKTAALLSPCVVSIF, encoded by the exons ATGGAGGGTCCCGGAAGAAGGCTGGCCCAGCTGGCCGTGCAGCAGCAGCTCCGAGCCGCCTACGGGATCAAGCTGAAGAACCGCATCGGGAAGGGGAAAGCGCCCAGGTCGACTGCCGCGGGAGGG GGGAAAGTATTTGGAATAGCTCTTCATGAATTACCTCGAGTTGCGTCTGAATATGGAAATATACCTTG cTTTTTAGTTGAGGCTTGTCAATACTTGGAAGAACACATTCAAACAGAGGGACTCTTCAGAAAATCTGGATCAGTTGTTCGTTTAAAAACCTTAAAG AATAAACTGGACAAAGGTGAAAATTGCCTATCTAGTGCACTACCGTGTGATGTCGCAGGACTTCTGAAGCAGTTCTTCAGAGAATTGCCTGAGCCCATCCTCCCATATGACCTGCAAGAAGCTTTTATTAAGGCCCAGAAGTTAGACAGGGAGGAACGGAATTCTGCCACACTGCTCATCTCCTGTCTTATGAATGACAGAATAATTGAAATCCTCAGATATTTCTTCCGGTTTCTCAAAAAGGTGTCTCTAAG ATCTGCTGAGAACAAGATGGATAGTTGTAATCTAGCAGTAATTTTTGCTCCAAATCTCTTGCAATCAAGTGAAATTGAAAAAATGTCTGTACACACAGAGAAGAAACTTCGTTTGCAGGCTGGAATTCTGCAGACATTGATTGATCATGCAGAAGACATAG GACATATACCAAAGCTTATTCTGGAAAAAATACCATCCATGCTTGGCATTGACGATTCTGTCTCTACACCTGTGCTCCATGATGATCAAGAGAGCGAAATTGAAACTCCCTCTGGACACTCAAGAAGGAGACGGCAGAGCATAGGAG GTATTGTTAGTGGAGCTCTGAATAAACTTAAATCTAACAGAACACCCTCCACTACACCTCAGAGAGACCAGTGTG TCTTTCCATCAATGACTCCAGTGATGGTTACTCCAAATTTTAAGCGTAAATATCCTGCTGATTCCTGTCAAGGCTTCTCTAGCAAGAAAAGGCGATCTGTTGGGCATAGCATAGGTCTTGAAATGCTACCAAGTCTTTTTAGCATTAGCTCAACACCTGGATCAG CTCTGTTTGTAGATAGCCCTTCTGTGCCACTGGAAACATCTCAAACTTCATTATCTACCTCAGCCGCTTGTGAGAAATATCTGTCTAATGTAAGAAGTCGAAGAAGCAAAAGGATTGCCAACAAAAAAGTACAAAG ggTTGAATCTGGAAAAACAGGTTGCTTTTCTCCTAAAATCAGCCGGAAAGAAGTGGTACGCAGGTCATTACGATTAAAGTTCATTCTTGGAAGAAGCAACAGAGAG aatactGCAGTGGAGCATGGGGATAATAACAGAACTGAAAACATTGGTCGCCGACTTGCTGGTCAACAAGATAAAGAAAATGGAGTGGAAGCTGTGAAGACTGCAGCATTGTTAAGCCCATGTGTTG